One genomic segment of Brassica napus cultivar Da-Ae chromosome A3, Da-Ae, whole genome shotgun sequence includes these proteins:
- the LOC106435541 gene encoding LOW QUALITY PROTEIN: ubiquitin carboxyl-terminal hydrolase 23 (The sequence of the model RefSeq protein was modified relative to this genomic sequence to represent the inferred CDS: inserted 1 base in 1 codon) produces the protein MEAASNGSCAVSSSSASAVFRKIEFHPARKPFNGFSNGKSDFKIETLNPSSSSANKQAFFSSPSFKKRDGSDSLENGLDRELTFNRTIRKIGAGLENLGNTCFLNSVLQCLTYTEPLAAYLQDVGHERRCNVAGFCALCAMQKHVRTALQATGKIVAPKYLVSNLRCVSRNFRNCRQEDAHEYMINLLECMHKCSLPSGVSSESSDAYRSSLVHKIFGGSLRSQVKCAQCSHSSDKFDPFLDLSLDISKADSLQRALTRFTAVELLDDGAKVYQCERCKQKVKATKELTVSKAPYVLTVHLKRFEAHRSEKIDKKVEFASAVDMKPFVSGPYEGNLKYTLYGVLVHYGRSIHSGHYACFVRTSSGMWYSLDDNRVLQVSEKNVFNQKAYMLFYVRDRQNXIPKNVVPMVKKENLPTARASVIISSSNRNDQVSGSTVMKASCFNGLGANGRAPLRSCDQGAPAVFNQKDLNAKETQKDPPSSVDAKEILKRENGAAPLKSCGLSATAVLSQKDSNSKENLQKELPLSQANGEGSLVKEKMKAACATLPGKASPLLDGSRNAQILVNLPTSVANKDEETLNTARKTRKGKTKTQQVGLKLFKLALGVRKKMKQKRGRSSAVKVIPEELRSKKGATDQERSTSEITSEVASGLPGKDNIVSVHNERNMNSNGNMLLGSATGDLKERANQNGAVLASDQQPPLRSSDLSKASQIAKRKRESSKDEQIVLQKDEPTILTRGLPETVVAKWDEEVSASKKMGNNEGTKIGYVADEWDEEYDRGKKKKIRIKEEMYKGPNPFQMIASRKQTDTKKKWTQRMNTAKTGLRI, from the exons ATGGAGGCTGCGAGTAACGGATCCTGCGCCGTTTCGTCCTCTTCAGCTTCAGCCGTTTTTAGAAAGATCGAGTTTCACCCCGCGAGGAAGCCCTTCAATGGCTTCTCCAACGGTAAATCCGATTTCAAGATCGAGACTTTGAATCCCAGCTCCTCCTCTGCCAACAAGCAAGCCTTCTTCTCCTCACCGTCCTTTAAGAAGCGAGACGGGTCTGATTCGTTGGAGAATGGATTAGATCGGGAGCTTACTTTTAATAGAACCATCCGCAAAATC GGTGCGGGTTTGGAGAATCTTGGAAACACATGTTTTCTCAATTCGGTGTTACAATGCTTGACATACACTGAGCCGTTAGCTGCTTACCTGCAAGACGTTGGTCATGAGAGACGCT GCAACGTGGCGGGGTTTTGTGCTTTATGTGCAATGCAGAAACATGTCAGGACTGCTCTTCAAGCCACTGGCAAAATAGTAGCACCGAAATATTTGGTCTCAAACCTGCGAT GCGTTTCGAGAAACTTCAGAAACTGTCGGCAGGAAGATGCACATGAGTACATGATCAATCTCCTAGAGTGCATGCACAAGTGTAGTCTGCCTTCTGGTGTGTCAAGTGAATCCTCCGATGCTTACAGGAGCAGCTTGGTGCACAAAATATTCGGTGGTAGCCTCCGTAGTCAG GTGAAATGCGCCCAATGCTCACATTCTTCCGACAAGTTTGATCCGTTTCTTGACCTGAGTCTAGACATTTCGAAGGCTGATTCGTTGCAGAGAGCGCTTACGCGTTTCACTGCCGTTGAGCTTTTAGATGATGGTGCAAAGGTTTACCAGTGCGAAAGATGCAAGCAGAAAGTTAAGGCTACAAAAGAGCTGACTGTTTCTAAAGCACCGTATGTTCTCACTGTACATCTCAAGCGGTTTGAAGCGCATAGATCCGAAAAGATTGACAAGAAAGTCGAGTTTGCATCTGCAGTTGACATGAAACCTTTTGTCAGTGGTCCCTAT GAAGGCAATTTGAAGTACACTCTATATGGTGTCTTAGTTCATTATGGTCGAAGTATCCATTCTGGTCACTATGCGTGTTTTGTTCGCACTTCAAGTGGCATGTGGTACTCCCTTGATGATAACAGG GTTTTGCAAGTTAGTGAGAAGAATGTGTTCAACCAGAAGGCGTATATGCTTTTCTATGTTCGTGATAGACAGA ACATCCCAAAGAATGTGGTTCCCATGGTTAAGAAAGAGAACCTTCCGACAGCAAGAGCTTCTGTGATTATATCTTCTTCTAACAGAAATGATCAAGTGAGTGGTTCAACAGTCATGAAAGCATCTTGTTTTAACGGTCTTGGTGCCAATGGTAGAGCACCCTTGAGATCATGTGATCAAGGTGCTCCTGCTGTGTTTAACCAAAAAGATTTGAATGCCAAAGAGACTCAGAAGGATCCCCCAAGCAGTGTGGATGCGAAAGAGATCCTGAAGAGGGAAAATGGTGCCGCACCCTTGAAATCATGTGGTCTAAGTGCTACTGCTGTCTTATCCCAAAAAGATTCAAATTCCAAAGAGAACCTTCAGAAGGAACTGCCACTATCACAGGCTAATGGGGAAGGATCTTTggtaaaggagaagatgaaggcTGCATGCGCGACACTACCAGGGAAGGCTTCCCCTCTACTGGATGGCAGCAGAAACGCTCAAATTCTTGTGAACTTGCCTACTTCTGTAGCTAATAAAGATGAGGAGACTCTCAACACAGCAAGAAAGACTCGCAAGGGTAAAACAAAAACCCAGCAGGTGGGATTAAAACTTTTTAAGCTGGCCCTTGGCGTACGCAAAAAGATGAAACAGAAAAGGGGGAGATCAAGTGCTGTTAAGGTTATTCCTGAGGAGCTCCGATCCAAGAAAGGAGCTACAGATCAAGAGCGTTCAACTTCAGAGATAACTAGCGAAGTTGCTTCTGGCTTGCCTGGGAAGGATAACATTGTCAGTGTCCATAATGAAAGGAATATGAATAGTAATGGGAATATGTTGCTTGGCTCTGCGACTGGAGATCTCAAGGAGAGAGCTAATCAAAATGGTGCCGTTCTTGCGTCAGACCAACAACCACCGTTGAGGAGTTCTGACTTATCTAAAGCAAGCCAAATCgccaaaagaaagagagagtcgtCAAAAGATGAACAAATCGTGTTGCAAAAAGATGAGCCGACGATTCTCACCCGGGGTTTGCCGGAGACAGTTG TTGCCAAATGGGATGAAGAAGTCTCAGCTTCTAAGAAGATGGGAAATAATGAAGGCACCAAAATCGGTTACGTAGCAGATGAGTG GGATGAAGAATATGATAGagggaagaaaaagaagatacgGATTAAAGAAGAGATGTATAAAGGGCCAAACCCGTTCCAGATGATTGCATCAAGGAAACAAACTGATACCAAGAAGAAATGGACTCAACGCATGAATACTGCAAAGACAGGCTTACGGATATGA
- the LOC106443243 gene encoding cytochrome c oxidase assembly factor 6: MVLDAYASSNPNQVHEDVLQKSRDACYKARDAFYTCLEKESGKKPTEIASVGLLYPKECSLSRTEFVKSCRSSWVKHFDREYCRNKRVQRLLDDGDERKGPMSLPQPYTFKPSPST, translated from the exons ATGGTGCTCGATGCTTATGCTTCGTCAAACCCTAATCAGGTACACGAGGACGTTCTTCAGAAATCTAGAGATGCTTGCTACAAG GCAAGAGATGCTTTTTACACTTGTCTGGAGAAGGAATCTGGTAAGAAACCCACTGAGATTGCCTCCGTAGGTCTTCTCTACCCTAAAGAGTGCAGCCTTTCCAGAACCGAGTTCGTTAAGAGCTGCCGCTCTTCCTGG gtGAAGCATTTCGATAGGGAGTACTGTCGGAACAAGAGAGTGCAAAGGCTGCTagatgatggagatgagagGAAAGGCCCAATGTCACTCCCTCAGCCTTACACTTTCAAGCCTTCTCCTTCTACGTAG
- the LOC125575307 gene encoding uncharacterized protein LOC125575307, producing the protein MAMYIRVKRMKATYFIQCDPTETVLDVKQRLCTLIEQPVSNQRLILMSTEEVLEDSKSLAEQKVENDAVVALTLRKDDGDFEDVDIAQPTDFSVA; encoded by the exons ATG GCCATGTATATCCGTGTGAAGCGCATGAAAGCCACTTACTTTATCCAATGCGATCCCACAGAGACTGTTTTGGATGTTAAACAAAGACTCTGTACCCTCATTGAGCAACCAGTCAGCAACCAGCGTCTCATCTTAATGTCTACCGAAGAAGTATTAGAGGATTCAAAATCTCTAGCCGAGCAGAAG GTTGAGAATGATGCAGTCGTGGCTCTGACTTTGAGGAAAG ACGATGGCGACTTTGAGGATGTTGACATTGCACAGCCCACCGACTTTTCTGTTGCATGA
- the LOC125598989 gene encoding early nodulin-like protein 1 isoform X2 — protein MVTFWFMEILVGGKSNTWKVPESTEETLNQWSERTRFKIGDSLLWKYNAENDSVMQVSQKDYERCDRSEPIRGYKDGHTKIELKRSGPFYFISGEEGYCQRGEKLLVVVLSPNHNRSYAADAPLTAPVTKNKGSDHVLINQAQRSIATVCFLVLPLVLLV, from the exons ATGGTCACGTTTTGGTTCAT GGAGATTCTAGTGGGAGGCAAGTCCAACACATGGAAAGTTCCAGAGTCTACAGAAGAAACACTAAACCAATGGTCAGAGAGGACAAGATTCAAAATTGGAGACTCTCTCT TGTGGAAATACAATGCGGAGAATGACTCAGTGATGCAAGTGAGTCAAAAAGACTACGAGAGATGCGACAGATCAGAACCTATAAGAGGATACAAAGATGGTCACACAAAGATAGAGCTAAAGAGATCAGGTCCGTTTTACTTCATCAGTGGCGAAGAAGGGTATTGCCAAAGAGGAGAGaagcttcttgttgttgtcttGTCTCCAAATCACAACAGAAGCTATGCAGCTGATGCTCCTTTAACCGCTCCGGTCACAAAAAACAAGGGAAGTGATCATGTTCTGATCAACCAAGCACAAAGATCCATTGCAACTGTTTGTTTCCTTGTTCTTCCATTAGTCCTTTTGGTTTAG
- the LOC106435549 gene encoding DNA-directed RNA polymerase subunit 5-like protein 1: MSEGEDEITRVFKVRRTVLQMLKDRGYNIEESDIELKREDFVQNFCKAMNKVNKEALFVTADKGPNPEDKIYVFYPEGPKVGVPIIKKDVVMKMRDDKVTRGIIVVPQPITGAAKNAIIELNKILTIEVFEEAELVTNITEHKLINKYYVLDNQAKKELLQKYTVQDTQLPRILVSDPVARYYGLKRGQVVKIRRTDATSLDYYTYRYAV, from the exons ATGTCAGAGGGAGAGGATGAGATCACGAGGGTCTTCAAGGTACGTCGCACGGTGTTGCAGATGCTGAAGGACAGAGGCTACAACATAGAAGAATCTGACATAGAGTTGAAAAGAGAAGACTTCGTTCAAAACTTTTGCAAAGCTATGAACAAAGTCAACAAGGAAGCTCTCTTCGTGACAGCCGACAAGGGACCAAATCCAGAAGACAAG ATTTACGTGTTCTACCCGGAAGGTCCTAAGGTGGGAGTCCCAATCATTAAAAAAGACGTGGTGATGAAGATGAGAGACGATAAAGTCACTCGTGGGATCATAGTTGTTCCACAGCCCATTACTGGTGCAGCCAAGAACGCTATTATAGAGCTGAACAAGATTTTAACTATTGAAGTCTTTGAGGAAGCTGAGTTGGTGACTAACATCACCGAGCATAAACTTATTAACAAGTACTATGTACTTGACAATCAAGCTAAGAAGGAACTGCTTCAAAAGTACACGGTGCAAGACACGCAGCTGCCACGTATCCTTGTCTCTGATCCTGTTGCTAGATACTATGGACTCAAGAGAGGGCAAGTTGTTAAGATTAGAAGAACTGATGCTACTTCTTTGGACTATTATACCTATCGATATGCAGTTTAG
- the LOC125598989 gene encoding early nodulin-like protein 3 isoform X1, translating to MSSLMICYLFLLLSLLCEGREILVGGKSNTWKVPESTEETLNQWSERTRFKIGDSLLWKYNAENDSVMQVSQKDYERCDRSEPIRGYKDGHTKIELKRSGPFYFISGEEGYCQRGEKLLVVVLSPNHNRSYAADAPLTAPVTKNKGSDHVLINQAQRSIATVCFLVLPLVLLV from the exons ATGTCTTCGCTTATGATATGTTATTTGTTTCTGTTATTGTCTTTGTTGTGTGAAGGCAGGGAGATTCTAGTGGGAGGCAAGTCCAACACATGGAAAGTTCCAGAGTCTACAGAAGAAACACTAAACCAATGGTCAGAGAGGACAAGATTCAAAATTGGAGACTCTCTCT TGTGGAAATACAATGCGGAGAATGACTCAGTGATGCAAGTGAGTCAAAAAGACTACGAGAGATGCGACAGATCAGAACCTATAAGAGGATACAAAGATGGTCACACAAAGATAGAGCTAAAGAGATCAGGTCCGTTTTACTTCATCAGTGGCGAAGAAGGGTATTGCCAAAGAGGAGAGaagcttcttgttgttgtcttGTCTCCAAATCACAACAGAAGCTATGCAGCTGATGCTCCTTTAACCGCTCCGGTCACAAAAAACAAGGGAAGTGATCATGTTCTGATCAACCAAGCACAAAGATCCATTGCAACTGTTTGTTTCCTTGTTCTTCCATTAGTCCTTTTGGTTTAG
- the LOC125598956 gene encoding transcription factor LRL3-like yields MRIKMHEEAKEEDRRREEMENGNGEGKREFINQNNNGFFDSMSMLSSLPPPWGSSLPPSPPPPHSLLHALTVPDKFHQPQESGGPTTGSQDGLQHAQGTVSTTTSPPVARQKPRVRARRGQATDPHSIAERLRRERIAERMKSLQELVPNTNKTDKASMLDEIIEYVRFLQLQVKVLSMSRLGAARANGPRLNGLTSEVGGRLNALSVPSNGVVNGNGNATGSSNESLRSTEQRVAKLMEEDMGSAMQYLQGKGLCLMPIALATAMSSSSAHSRGALFNPTSNIVATEEANVVVAAAPEASSPMDDVSASNKA; encoded by the exons ATGAGGATAAAAATGCATGAGGAAGCAAAGGAAGAAGACAGAAGACGAGAAGAGATGGAAAATGGGAATGGAGAAGGAAAGCGAGAGTtcataaaccaaaacaataaCGGTTTCTTTGACTCCATGTCAATGCTttcctctcttcctcctccCTGGGGCTCATCTCTTCccccttctcctcctcctccgcatTCACTCCTCCACGCTCTCACCGTCCCCGACAAGTTCCATCAACCTCAG GAGTCTGGTGGTCCAACAACGGGTAGCCAAGATGGGTTGCAGCATGCACAAGGGACAGTGTCGACCACCACGAGCCCACCTGTGGCCCGCCAAAAGCCAAGGGTGCGAGCCAGGAGAGGCCAAGCCACTGATCCTCACAGCATCGCTGAACGG TTGAGAAGGGAACGCATTGCAGAGAGGATGAAGTCTCTCCAAGAACTGGTTCCCAACACCAACAAG ACGGATAAGGCATCAATGCTGGACGAGATCATTGAGTATGTTAGATTCCTTCAGCTTCAAGTCAAAGTACTAAGCATGAGCAGACTGGGAGCTGCAAGAGCAAATGGTCCACGCCTCAATGGTCTCACCTCCGAG GTAGGAGGACGGCTCAACGCACTCTCAGTACCATCCAATGGCGTTGTAAATGGGAATGGAAACGCAACAGGATCATCCAATGAGAGCCTACGGTCAACGGAACAGAGGGTGGCGAAACTGATGGAAGAAGACATGGGATCAGCAATGCAGTATCTTCAAGGGAAGGGGCTTTGTCTAATGCCCATCGCTCTCGCAACTGCAATGTCATCTTCATCTGCTCACTCTCGTGGAGCTCTCTTCAACCCGACCTCAAATATCGTAGCAACAGAGGAGGCAAATGTAGTAGTAGCAGCTGCACCTGAAGCCTCCTCCCCTATGGATGATGTCTCTGCCTCTAACAAGGCCTAA
- the LOC125598943 gene encoding D-amino-acid transaminase, chloroplastic-like, whose amino-acid sequence MLFFESDSSSLFQMTSRFVSFPEPIVGFLPELSSFNTWNLHFVSRAPCSSGRHGFRLPRTRGRTLMCSGSSSHSWNVPVLSSNEVVERLKLVGEGKQFLAMYSSVVGGITTDPAAMVLPLDDHMVHRGHGVFDTAMIVNGHLYELDQHLDRIIRSASMAKIPLPFDRETIRRILIQTVSVSGCRYGSLRYWLSAGPGDFSLSPSQCPKPSLYAIVYQKDFTVDRRGVRVVTSSIPIKPPEFATVKSVNYLPNALSQMEAEAKGAYAGIWVDNDGFIAEGPNMNVAFVVNGGKELVMPRFDNVLSGCTAKRTITLAEQLVSKGMLKSVRVVDITVEDGKKSDEMMLLGSGVLVKPVIQWDDEVIADGREGPIAKALLDLLLDDMISGPPSVRVLVPY is encoded by the exons ATGCTTTTTTTTGAGTCAGATTCCAGCTCACTTTTTCAGATGACATCTCGATTCGTTTCATTCCCTGAGCCTATCGTCGGTTTCTTGCCGGAGCTGTCGTCATTTAACACTTGGAATCTCCACTTTGTGTCACGAGCTCCATGTTCTTCAGGTCGTCATGGCTTTCGACTCCCTCGTACACGAGGAAGGACTCTCATGTGCTCAG GTTCGAGCTCTCACTCGTGGAATGTTCCTGTTCTTTCCAGCAATGAG gttgttgagaGGCTGAAACTAGTAGGAGAAGGAAAACAGTTCTTGGCCATGTACTCGAGCGTTGTTGGCGGAATCACAACTGATCCAGCAGCTATGGTTCTTCCGTTGGATGATCACATGGTTCACCGTGGTCATGGAGTCTTTGATACCGCCATGATCGTTAACGG ACACCTTTATGAATTGGATCAGCACCTTGACCGTATCATACGGTCTGCATCCATGGCTAAGATTCCACTCCCCTTCGACCGTGAAACTATCAGAAGGATTCTCATCCAAACCGTGAGCGTTTCTGGATGTAGATATGGCTCTCTAAGATACTGGCTCTCTGCTGGCCCAGGAGATTTCTCACTATCTCCATCTCAATGTCCCAAACCATCTCTTTACGCCATCGTGTACCAAAAGGACTTCACCGTTGACCGAAGAGGTGTCAGGGTAGTGACATCCTCCATCCCCATCAAGCCTCCAGAGTTTGCTACTGTGAAAAGCGTTAACTATCTCCCAAACGCGCTCTCGCAAATGGAGGCAGAGGCCAAAGGAGCGTACGCGGGTATTTGGGTGGATAACGACGGGTTTATAGCAGAAGGTCCAAACATGAATGTGGCGTTTGTTGTTAACGGTGGTAAGGAGCTTGTGATGCCGCGGTTTGACAATGTTTTGAGTGGGTGTACGGCGAAGAGAACGATTACACTCGCTGAACAGCTTGTAAGCAAGGGGATGCTTAAGAGTGTGAGAGTTGTGGATATTACGGTTGAAGATGGAAAGAAATCTGATGAGATGATGCTTCTTGGGAGCGGTGTTCTCGTCAAACCTGTGATTCAGTGGGATGATGAAGTTATTGCTGATG GTAGAGAAGGTCCTATAGCAAAGGCGCTACTGGATCTGTTGCTGGACGACATGATCTCTGGTCCACCTTCTGTCCGTGTGCTTGTTCCTTACTGA
- the LOC106435557 gene encoding RNA polymerase II C-terminal domain phosphatase-like 4, giving the protein MSVASDSPVHSSSSDDLAAFLETELDSNSDSSSESFPIEDAAEDDAEVSNHRLKRRKLEHLETVDEDEIEEVASVKFSQEISEASSSKLPCQHPGTFGNMCIVCGQRVEEEETGISFTYIHKGIKFHEDEVTRMRDIDMKMLQSQRKLCLVLDLDHTLLNSTVLRDLRPEEEYLKSLTHSLEDVSGGDLFMLEFMHMMTKLRPFVHSFLKEASKMFVLYIYTMGDRPYARQMAKLLDPKGEYFGERIISRDDGTVRHQKSLDVVLGQEKAVLILDDTENAWPSHKDNLIVIERYHFFASSCKQFDHRFQSLSQLKSDESEPDGALATVLKVLKQTHSLFFEDGGEDLSGRDVRSLLKQVRKEILKGCKVVFSRVFPTKSQAEDHPLWRVAEGLGATCATEVDESVTHVVAMDVGTEKVRWAIREKKFVVHRGWIDAANYLWKKQPEENFGLEQLKKQGAEEKSDDVPLEK; this is encoded by the exons ATGAGTGTGGCGAGTGATTCACCAGTGCATTCTTCCAGTAGCGATGATCTTGCTGCCTTCCTTGAAACCGAGTTGGACTCTAACTCAGATTCTTCCTCCGAGTCATTTCCCATCGAAGATGCAGCCGAGGATGATGCTGAAGTTTCCAATCATAG GTTAAAGAGACGAAAACTGGAGCATCTAGAAACCGTGGATGAAGATGAGATTGAGGAAGTAGCTTCTGTGAAGTTTTCACAAGAAATCTCAG AAGCATCCTCAAGCAAGTTACCATGCCAACACCCAGGCACCTTTGGAAACATGTGCATTGTTTGTGGCCaaagagtggaagaagaagaaactggtATTTCATTCACTTACATACACAAG GGTATAAAGTTCCATGAAGATGAAGTAACCCGGATGCGTGATATAGATATGAAAATGTTGCAAAGCCAGCGGAAGCTATGTTTAGTTCTTGATCTAGACCACACTTTGCTTAACTCAACCGTACTTAGGGACCTGAGACCAGAGGAGGAATACTTGAAAAGCCTTACACATTCTCTTGAAG ATGTTTCTGGTGGTGATCTCTTCATGCTGGAGTTCATGCATATGATGACCAAATTAAGACCGTTTGTTCACTCGTTTCTAAAGGAAGCCAGCAAGATGTTTGTATTGTATATATACACAATGGGAGATAGGCCATATGCACGACAGATGGCGAAGCTGCTGGACCCAAAGGGAGAGTACTTTGGCGAACGGATCATTTCTCGAGATGATGGCACGGTGAGACATCAAAAAAGTTTAGATGTGGTGCTGGGACAAGAAAAGGCTGTTCTGATTCTTGACGATACAGAGAAT GCATGGCCAAGTCATAAAGACAATCTGATCGTGATAGAGAGGTATCATTTTTTTGCGTCAAGCTGCAAACAGTTTGACCACAGATTCCAGTCTCTCTCGCAGCTGAAGAGCGATGAGAGTGAACCAGATGGGGCACTTGCCACAGTTCTTAAAGTCCTTAAGCAAACGCATAGTCTGTTCTTTGAG GATGGAGGAGAAGACTTATCCGGCAGAGACGTGAGGTCATTACTGAAGCAAGTGCGTAAAGAGATCCTTAAAGGGTGTAAAGTGGTGTTCAGTCGAGTGTTCCCGACCAAGTCCCAGGCTGAGGATCACCCGCTGTGGAGGGTGGCTGAGGGATTGGGAGCCACGTGTGCAACGGAAGTGGATGAATCTGTAACACACGTGGTGGCAATGGATGTGGGAACAGAGAAGGTTCGTTGGGCGATAAGAGAGAAGAAGTTTGTGGTGCATAGAGGATGGATAGACGCAGCTAATTACCTGTGGAAGAAGCAGCCAGAGGAGAACTTCGGGTTGGAACAGCTCAAGAAGCAAGGAGCGGAAGAAAAGAGCGATGATGTACCACTTGAAAAGTAA
- the LOC106385196 gene encoding uncharacterized protein LOC106385196, with protein sequence MNPTHAEFTTSNLYPCEDLKVRLRHHSLMQDYQELHMDTVAMRKRLKTMRERKATLMAEVRFLRRRYRHLRQRDQPVKQPPGVKKVRGRSNGGKKSKTQIVRVEVSPDNKRSEAEVKHVSLPDLNHTGNETKTSLEKRVPLFDLNQISGEEEEETEAGNNSEERMRVEDSKRISIIEMQQQKEMKLSSCRDGENGSNKRKISWQDPVAPLRV encoded by the exons ATGAATCCAACTCACGCCGAGTTCACTACCTCCAACCTTTATCCTTGTGAGGATCTGAAAGTCAGACTTAGGCATCACAGCCTTATGCAAGACTATCAAGAACTTCATATG GATACTGTAGCAATGAGAAAAAGGTTAAAGACTATGCGAGAGAGGAAGGCAACGCTAATGGCCGAAGTCAG ATTTCTGCGGCGGAGATACAGACATTTGAGACAAAGAGACCAGCCTGTTAAGCAGCCACCAGGTGTTAAAAAGGTCAGAGGAAGATCAAATGGTGGGAAGAAGAGTAAGACGCAAATCGTTCGAGTTGAAGTGTCTCCTGATAATAAGAGAAGTGAAGCAGAAGTTAAACATGTTTCACTtc CTGACTTAAACCACACGGGAAATGAAACCAAAACAAGTCTTGAGAAAAGAGTCCCGTTGTTTGATCTAAACCAAATATCT ggagaagaagaggaagaaacagAAGCAGGGAACAATAGTGAAGAAAGAATGAGAGTGGAAGATAGTAAGAGAATAAGCATCATCGAGATGCAGCAGCAGAAAGAGATGAAGCTGTCTTCTTGCAGGGATGGAGAAAACGGATCAAATAAGAGGAAAATTTCATGGCAAGATCCTGTTGCACCTCTCAGAGTCTAA